One window of Streptomyces sp. SUK 48 genomic DNA carries:
- a CDS encoding amino acid permease yields MPSPTRSDTPRLAETPALSHGLKQRHLSMIALGGVIGAGLFVGSGAGIAAAGPSIVIAYALSGLLVTLVMRMLGEMSAAYPSSGSFSAHAERAIGPWAGFAAGWSFWVLLCTAVGLEGIGAAKIAQGWVPGSPQWMWVALFMVVFLGTNLAAVKNFGEFEFWFAALKVGAISLFLVLGVLALTGVLPGTDSPGTAHLGHFLPHGGQGLVIGLLASVFAYGGLETVTIAAAESEDPVRGVARAVKTAMWRIAVFYVGSMAVVVALVPWNDPEVVARGPYVATLDHLGIPGAGRLMDVVVFVALLSAMNANIYGSSRIAYSLVERGQGPKVLAKVSGGVPRIGVLTSCVVGFVCVLLSYWRPDDVFPWLLNMIGAVILVVWIFIAVSQLLLRRRIEREAPEKLVVRMWAFPYLTWVALAGMAAVFVLMARQPDTRVQLYASGTMTVVLAAAGYVWQRVRAKR; encoded by the coding sequence ATGCCCAGCCCCACCCGCTCGGACACCCCACGCCTGGCGGAGACCCCCGCCCTCTCCCACGGCCTCAAGCAGCGCCATCTGTCGATGATCGCCCTGGGCGGGGTGATCGGCGCGGGCCTGTTCGTCGGGTCGGGCGCGGGCATCGCCGCCGCCGGACCGTCCATCGTGATCGCCTACGCCCTGTCCGGGCTGCTGGTGACGCTGGTCATGCGGATGCTCGGCGAGATGTCGGCCGCGTACCCGTCCTCGGGCTCCTTCTCCGCCCACGCCGAGCGGGCGATCGGGCCCTGGGCCGGGTTCGCCGCCGGATGGTCGTTCTGGGTGCTGCTGTGCACCGCGGTGGGCCTGGAGGGCATCGGCGCGGCGAAGATCGCGCAGGGCTGGGTGCCCGGCAGCCCGCAGTGGATGTGGGTCGCCCTGTTCATGGTGGTCTTCCTGGGCACGAACCTGGCCGCCGTGAAGAACTTCGGCGAGTTCGAGTTCTGGTTCGCCGCGCTCAAGGTCGGCGCGATCTCGCTGTTCCTGGTGCTCGGCGTGCTCGCCCTCACCGGGGTGCTGCCCGGCACGGACTCCCCCGGCACCGCCCACCTCGGCCACTTCCTGCCGCACGGCGGCCAGGGCCTGGTCATCGGCCTGCTCGCCTCGGTCTTCGCCTACGGCGGCCTGGAGACGGTCACCATCGCGGCGGCGGAGTCCGAGGACCCGGTGCGGGGCGTGGCGCGCGCGGTGAAGACGGCGATGTGGCGGATCGCGGTCTTCTACGTCGGCTCCATGGCCGTCGTCGTCGCCCTGGTCCCATGGAACGACCCGGAGGTCGTGGCGCGCGGCCCCTACGTGGCGACCCTGGACCATCTCGGCATCCCGGGCGCGGGCCGGCTGATGGACGTCGTGGTGTTCGTGGCCCTGCTGTCCGCGATGAACGCCAACATCTACGGCTCCTCGCGCATCGCCTACTCCCTGGTCGAGCGCGGCCAGGGCCCCAAGGTGCTGGCGAAGGTGTCCGGCGGGGTGCCCCGGATCGGGGTGCTGACCTCCTGCGTGGTCGGGTTCGTCTGCGTGCTGCTGAGCTACTGGCGGCCCGATGACGTCTTCCCGTGGCTGCTGAACATGATCGGCGCGGTGATCCTGGTCGTCTGGATCTTCATCGCCGTCTCCCAGCTGCTGCTGCGCCGCCGCATCGAACGCGAGGCCCCGGAGAAGCTGGTCGTGCGGATGTGGGCGTTCCCGTACCTCACCTGGGTGGCGCTCGCGGGCATGGCCGCGGTCTTCGTCCTGATGGCCCGGCAGCCCGACACCCGGGTCCAGCTCTACGCCTCGGGCACGATGACGGTCGTGCTCGCGGCGGCGGGATACGTCTGGCAGCGGGTGCGCGCCAAGCGCTGA
- a CDS encoding DsbA family protein, with protein sequence MSETPSPSGKTPVDFWFDPLCPWAWMTSRWVLEVEKLRDIEVRWHVMSLAVLNEDKLDTLPEEYREMLAVRAWQGVRVVTAAWQKHGQEVVGPLYTALGTRIHNNGEGATLEAIAGALADVGLPAELIDYAEQQDFEFDAELRASHKEGIDKVGQEVGTPVIAVPGEDGEQIAFFGPVVTPAPKGEEAARLWDGTLAVASVPGFYEIKRTRTKGPDFSNL encoded by the coding sequence ATGTCCGAGACCCCGTCTCCGTCCGGCAAGACCCCCGTCGACTTCTGGTTCGACCCGCTGTGCCCGTGGGCCTGGATGACCTCCCGCTGGGTCCTGGAGGTGGAGAAGCTCCGGGACATCGAGGTCCGCTGGCACGTCATGAGCCTGGCCGTCCTCAACGAGGACAAGCTGGACACGCTGCCCGAGGAGTACCGGGAGATGCTCGCCGTGCGCGCCTGGCAGGGCGTCCGGGTGGTCACCGCCGCCTGGCAGAAGCACGGCCAGGAGGTCGTCGGCCCGCTGTACACCGCGCTGGGCACCCGCATCCACAACAACGGCGAGGGCGCCACCCTGGAAGCCATCGCCGGGGCCCTCGCCGACGTCGGCCTGCCCGCCGAGCTGATCGACTACGCCGAGCAGCAGGACTTCGAGTTCGACGCCGAGCTGCGCGCCTCCCACAAGGAGGGCATCGACAAGGTCGGCCAGGAGGTCGGCACCCCGGTCATCGCCGTCCCCGGCGAGGACGGCGAGCAGATCGCCTTCTTCGGCCCGGTCGTCACCCCCGCCCCCAAGGGCGAAGAGGCCGCCCGCCTCTGGGACGGCACCCTGGCCGTCGCCTCGGTCCCGGGCTTCTACGAGATCAAGCGGACGCGGACGAAGGGCCCCGACTTCAGCAACCTGTAG
- a CDS encoding helix-turn-helix transcriptional regulator: MPRPPDRRRELAAFLRSRRERITPDQVGLPHTGRRRTPGLRREELALLAGISATWYTYLEQGRDVRASDQVYDALATALRLDRHERAHLLRLAGHAPAPETGESEPLAADAAAVPLLLQPHPAYLIGGTYDVLSRNRAAADLFPRLTAAGERPPNFARWVFLEPAAREVVVDWEPEARGLLARLRTLAGRHPGDPRYTRLADELTAGSAEARAWWPQYDVQPRRGGRKRLRVPGRGVVEFAYTAFHLAEQPDQTLVVYAEDRDRTG, encoded by the coding sequence ATGCCCCGACCGCCGGACCGACGCCGCGAGCTGGCCGCCTTCCTCCGCAGCCGCCGGGAGCGGATCACCCCCGACCAGGTCGGGCTGCCGCACACCGGCCGGCGGCGCACCCCGGGTCTGCGCCGGGAGGAACTCGCGCTGCTCGCCGGGATCAGCGCCACCTGGTACACGTACCTCGAACAGGGCCGGGACGTGCGGGCCTCGGACCAGGTGTACGACGCCCTCGCCACGGCCCTGCGGCTCGACCGGCACGAACGCGCCCACCTGCTGCGCCTCGCCGGTCACGCGCCCGCGCCCGAGACCGGGGAAAGCGAACCGCTCGCGGCCGACGCGGCCGCCGTACCGCTCCTGCTCCAGCCGCACCCGGCGTACCTCATCGGCGGCACCTACGACGTGCTCAGCCGCAACCGGGCCGCCGCCGACCTGTTCCCGCGCCTCACCGCCGCCGGGGAACGGCCGCCGAACTTCGCCCGCTGGGTGTTCCTCGAACCCGCGGCCCGGGAGGTCGTGGTCGACTGGGAGCCCGAGGCGCGCGGCCTGCTGGCCCGGCTGCGGACCCTGGCCGGACGCCACCCGGGCGACCCCCGCTACACCCGGCTGGCCGACGAGCTGACGGCGGGCAGCGCGGAGGCACGCGCCTGGTGGCCGCAGTACGACGTGCAGCCCCGGCGCGGCGGACGCAAGCGGCTGCGGGTCCCGGGCCGCGGGGTGGTGGAGTTCGCCTACACCGCGTTCCACCTGGCCGAACAGCCGGACCAGACGCTGGTGGTGTACGCCGAGGACCGGGATCGCACCGGCTGA
- a CDS encoding TauD/TfdA family dioxygenase, which yields MDVAPLTIDVVDLPENILRHRWAERELVLFDNRITQHYAVDNYDGLPRRLHRVTVAGDVPAGVEGKESYAIEGDASHYTPVPAPADTPAAPRHRPVPDPAVA from the coding sequence GTGGACGTGGCCCCGCTCACCATCGACGTGGTCGACCTGCCCGAGAACATCCTGCGCCACCGCTGGGCGGAGCGGGAGCTGGTCCTGTTCGACAACCGGATCACCCAGCACTACGCCGTCGACAACTACGACGGCCTGCCGCGCCGGCTGCACCGGGTGACCGTCGCCGGTGACGTCCCGGCCGGCGTCGAGGGCAAGGAGAGCTACGCCATCGAGGGCGACGCCTCGCACTACACCCCCGTGCCCGCCCCGGCGGACACCCCCGCCGCCCCCCGGCACCGGCCCGTGCCCGACCCCGCGGTGGCGTAA
- a CDS encoding SDR family oxidoreductase has product MSGIEGKVVAVTGAGSGIGEATALLLAERGARLVLGARRTERLADLVARIEKAGGTAVQLRTDVTRSEDLRALVALAGERFGRLDVLVANAGVGTISPLDDLRVEEWDRMIDVNIKGVLHGIAAALPVFRAQGSGHFVTVASTAAFRVAPAMAVYSGTKVAVRAICEGLRQEAGDALRVTTVSPGVVATGFAEASTNPGVRARITEMRDRIAIPPEAIARAVAFAVEQPESVDVNEIVVRPTAQG; this is encoded by the coding sequence GTGTCGGGAATCGAGGGCAAGGTCGTGGCGGTCACGGGGGCCGGCTCCGGCATCGGCGAGGCGACCGCGCTGCTGCTCGCCGAGCGGGGCGCGCGGCTCGTCCTGGGGGCGCGCCGGACCGAGCGCCTGGCGGACCTGGTGGCGCGGATCGAGAAGGCGGGCGGCACCGCCGTACAGCTCCGCACGGACGTGACCCGGAGCGAGGACCTGCGCGCGCTGGTCGCCCTGGCCGGTGAGCGGTTCGGCCGGCTCGACGTGCTGGTCGCCAACGCCGGGGTCGGCACCATCTCGCCGCTCGACGATCTGCGGGTCGAGGAGTGGGACCGGATGATCGACGTCAACATCAAGGGCGTGCTGCACGGCATCGCCGCCGCGCTGCCCGTCTTCCGGGCCCAGGGCAGCGGCCACTTCGTCACCGTCGCGTCCACGGCCGCGTTCCGCGTCGCACCGGCCATGGCGGTCTACTCCGGGACGAAGGTCGCGGTCCGCGCCATCTGCGAGGGGCTGCGCCAGGAGGCCGGCGACGCGCTGCGGGTGACCACCGTCTCGCCCGGCGTCGTCGCGACCGGATTCGCCGAGGCGTCGACGAACCCGGGGGTCCGCGCGCGGATCACGGAGATGCGGGACCGGATCGCGATCCCGCCCGAGGCGATCGCCCGGGCCGTCGCGTTCGCCGTCGAGCAGCCGGAGTCCGTCGACGTGAACGAGATCGTCGTCCGCCCCACCGCCCAGGGCTGA
- a CDS encoding TIGR03767 family metallophosphoesterase — MSRLRSAATSAAGVDRRTVLTAVGAASLAAGVGFALRPTDSEAATATAAPGQAPVAQSRPAAAAPLAPYRTGTTLASVSTARGSGYRRLADGPGWQRVVRTELARPKVGRDKRRHALAAFVQFTDLHLQDVQHPLRLEYLRAAHQDVWRPHEALTVPGAVSLVERVNALRGAPVTGAPLQFVMTTGDNTDNNARSELEWFMKVMSGGRITPNSGDPRHYEGVQNSGLSLYWQPESTAGDSDKALGFPHLDGFLAAAIREVRSPGLNLPWYSTVGNHDALPLGIYGARGDQYLAEAAIGGKKLFSVSAADAKKLQDSIWSGKDPKGAAYRDFLKSQASGMRSVTADESRALYTPAEYLKAHLDPAHQGHGPAGHGYSSANLDAGTQYYAFRIAEDVIGVSLDTTDAGGHYQGSVGSAQLKWLEKTLQDNKGSHVVVFSHHTSDSMTNTRPDPARSELRHTGAEVVSLLARHAHVLAWVNGHKHENEITPHRNSAGGAFWEISTASHIDHPHLARIIELVDNKDGTISLFTTLIESAAPARTDFTDLSQTGLASLYRELAFNAPGAKTNLAGTSVDRNTELVLKKR, encoded by the coding sequence ATGTCGCGCCTACGCTCTGCCGCCACCTCCGCCGCGGGGGTCGACCGCCGTACCGTCCTCACCGCCGTCGGAGCGGCCTCGCTCGCCGCGGGCGTCGGCTTCGCCCTGCGCCCCACCGACAGCGAGGCCGCCACCGCCACCGCCGCCCCCGGGCAGGCCCCGGTCGCCCAGTCCCGGCCGGCCGCCGCCGCACCGCTCGCCCCCTACCGCACGGGCACCACCCTGGCCAGCGTCTCCACCGCGCGCGGCTCCGGTTACCGGCGCCTCGCCGACGGCCCCGGCTGGCAGCGCGTGGTGCGCACCGAACTGGCCAGGCCCAAGGTCGGCCGCGACAAGCGCCGCCACGCCCTCGCCGCGTTCGTGCAGTTCACCGACCTGCATCTGCAGGACGTGCAGCACCCGCTGCGCCTCGAGTACCTGCGCGCCGCCCACCAGGACGTCTGGCGGCCGCACGAGGCGCTCACCGTGCCCGGCGCCGTCTCGCTGGTGGAGCGGGTCAACGCGCTGCGCGGCGCCCCCGTCACCGGCGCCCCGCTCCAGTTCGTGATGACCACCGGCGACAACACCGACAACAACGCCCGCTCCGAACTGGAGTGGTTCATGAAGGTGATGAGCGGCGGCCGCATCACCCCCAACAGCGGCGACCCGAGACACTACGAGGGCGTCCAGAACAGCGGCCTGTCCCTGTACTGGCAGCCCGAGTCCACCGCCGGGGACAGCGACAAGGCGCTCGGCTTCCCGCACCTGGACGGCTTCCTGGCCGCCGCGATCCGCGAGGTGCGCAGCCCCGGCCTGAACCTCCCCTGGTACTCCACCGTCGGCAACCACGACGCCCTCCCGCTCGGCATCTACGGCGCCCGCGGCGACCAGTACCTCGCCGAGGCCGCGATCGGCGGCAAGAAGCTGTTCAGCGTGAGCGCCGCCGACGCCAAGAAGCTCCAGGACTCCATCTGGAGCGGCAAGGACCCCAAGGGCGCCGCCTACCGCGACTTCCTCAAGTCCCAGGCGAGCGGCATGCGTTCGGTCACGGCCGACGAGTCGCGCGCCCTGTACACCCCGGCCGAGTACCTCAAGGCCCACCTGGACCCCGCCCACCAGGGCCACGGCCCGGCCGGGCACGGCTACTCCTCGGCGAACCTCGACGCGGGCACCCAGTACTACGCCTTCCGGATCGCCGAGGACGTCATCGGCGTCAGCCTGGACACCACTGACGCGGGCGGCCACTACCAGGGGTCCGTCGGGAGCGCCCAGCTGAAGTGGCTGGAGAAGACCCTCCAGGACAACAAGGGCTCCCACGTCGTCGTCTTCAGCCACCACACCAGCGACTCGATGACCAACACCCGGCCCGACCCGGCCCGGTCCGAGCTGCGGCACACCGGCGCCGAGGTGGTCTCCCTGCTGGCCCGGCACGCCCATGTGCTGGCCTGGGTCAACGGGCACAAGCACGAGAACGAGATCACCCCGCACCGCAACAGCGCGGGCGGCGCCTTCTGGGAGATCTCCACCGCCTCGCACATCGACCATCCGCACCTGGCCCGCATCATCGAGCTGGTCGACAACAAGGACGGCACGATCTCCCTGTTCACCACCCTGATCGAGTCCGCCGCCCCGGCCCGCACCGACTTCACCGACCTCTCCCAGACCGGACTGGCCTCCCTCTACCGGGAGTTGGCCTTCAACGCCCCCGGCGCGAAGACGAACCTGGCGGGCACCTCGGTCGACCGCAACACGGAACTGGTCCTCAAGAAGCGCTGA
- the pepN gene encoding aminopeptidase N: protein MPGENLSRDEARERAALLSVEGYDVSLDLRSAVGDADGEPRTFRSVTTIRFRCAEPGASSFADLIAPSVTAVSLNGKDLDPSEVFDGARIALEDLAAENELVVDAQCAYSRTGEGLHRFVDPEDGEVYLYTQYEPADSRRVFAGFEQPDLKAPFRFEVRAPEGWTAWSNGAGELTQGVWKFAETKPISTYITCVVAGPYHYVTDSYSRTFADGTTLEIPLGAMCRKGLAPHFDADDVFLVTKQGLDFFHENFDYPYPFGKYDQAFVPEYNLGAMENPGLVTFREEYIFRGKVTQASYEARANVILHEMAHMWFGDLVTMAWWDDLWLKESFADFMGTFGNVGATRFKDAWITFANRRKAWAYRADQLPSTHPITADIRDLQDAKLNFDGITYAKGASVLKQLVAYVGQDAFLEGARRYFKRHAYGNTRLEDLLSVLGETSGRDMTAWSRSWLQTAGVNSLTPQVLLEDSRVAELAVLQEAAEPAESDQAAPPRGELRPHRVAVGLYRLTEGGALERYARVETDVEGPRTVVADLAGAEAPDLVLVNDDDLTYCKIRFDAASLDTLREHLGELTDPLARALCWSALWNLTRDALLPARDFIALVLRFASRESDIGVLQMLHAWTHTALDRYAAPGWRETGGALLAEGALRQLRAAGPGSEHQLAWARFFASTASAEPDLALLRELLDGTTSIDGLEVDQELRWAFLGPLAAHGGADESVIAAELARDDTASGKRHQVRCLAARPSAAVKAQAWAQVVESDTLSNALVEATIAGFDQPSQRELTAPYAEKYFAAINRLWRERSIQIGMDIVSGLFPALQDRSETLAATDAWLAAHEDTAPALRRLVLEARDDLARALRAQERDAQAG, encoded by the coding sequence GTGCCCGGTGAGAATCTTTCCCGCGACGAGGCCCGGGAGCGGGCCGCACTGCTGTCCGTCGAGGGATACGACGTGTCCCTGGACCTCAGGTCGGCCGTCGGCGACGCGGACGGGGAGCCGCGCACCTTCCGCTCGGTCACCACGATCCGCTTCCGCTGCGCCGAGCCGGGCGCGTCCAGCTTCGCCGACCTGATCGCGCCGAGCGTGACCGCGGTGTCGCTCAACGGCAAGGACCTGGACCCGAGCGAGGTCTTCGACGGCGCCCGGATCGCCCTGGAGGACCTGGCCGCGGAGAACGAGCTGGTGGTCGACGCCCAGTGCGCCTACTCCCGCACCGGTGAGGGCCTGCACCGCTTCGTGGACCCCGAGGACGGCGAGGTCTACCTCTACACGCAGTACGAACCGGCCGACTCCCGCCGGGTGTTCGCGGGCTTCGAGCAGCCGGATCTCAAGGCGCCCTTCCGCTTCGAGGTGCGCGCGCCCGAGGGCTGGACCGCGTGGAGCAACGGCGCCGGTGAACTCACCCAAGGTGTCTGGAAGTTCGCGGAGACGAAGCCGATCTCGACGTACATCACCTGCGTGGTGGCGGGGCCGTACCACTATGTGACGGACTCCTACTCCCGGACGTTCGCGGACGGTACGACGCTGGAGATCCCGCTGGGCGCGATGTGCCGCAAGGGGCTCGCGCCGCACTTCGACGCCGACGACGTCTTCCTGGTCACCAAGCAGGGCCTGGACTTCTTCCACGAGAACTTCGACTACCCGTACCCGTTCGGGAAGTACGACCAGGCGTTCGTGCCGGAGTACAACCTGGGCGCGATGGAGAACCCGGGCCTGGTGACCTTCCGCGAGGAGTACATCTTCCGCGGGAAGGTGACGCAGGCGTCGTACGAGGCCCGCGCCAATGTGATCCTGCACGAGATGGCGCACATGTGGTTCGGCGACCTGGTCACCATGGCCTGGTGGGACGACCTGTGGCTGAAGGAGTCCTTCGCGGACTTCATGGGCACGTTCGGCAATGTCGGCGCGACCCGTTTCAAGGACGCCTGGATCACCTTCGCCAACCGCCGCAAGGCGTGGGCGTACCGCGCGGACCAGCTGCCGTCCACGCACCCGATCACCGCGGACATCCGCGACCTCCAGGACGCCAAGCTGAACTTCGACGGCATCACCTATGCCAAGGGCGCCTCCGTCCTCAAGCAGCTGGTGGCGTACGTCGGCCAGGACGCGTTCCTGGAGGGCGCCCGCCGCTACTTCAAGCGGCACGCGTACGGCAACACGCGCCTGGAGGACCTGCTGTCGGTTCTCGGCGAGACCAGCGGCCGGGACATGACGGCCTGGTCGCGGTCCTGGCTCCAGACGGCCGGGGTGAACTCGCTGACCCCGCAGGTGCTCCTGGAGGACTCCCGCGTCGCCGAGCTGGCGGTGCTCCAGGAGGCCGCCGAGCCCGCCGAATCCGATCAGGCGGCTCCGCCGCGTGGCGAGCTGCGCCCGCACCGGGTCGCGGTGGGCCTGTACCGGCTGACCGAGGGCGGCGCCCTCGAGCGGTACGCGCGGGTGGAGACGGACGTGGAGGGCCCGCGCACGGTCGTGGCGGACCTCGCCGGCGCCGAGGCCCCGGACCTGGTGCTGGTCAACGACGACGACCTCACCTACTGCAAGATCCGCTTCGACGCGGCCTCGCTGGACACGCTCCGGGAGCACCTGGGCGAGCTGACCGACCCGCTGGCGCGGGCGCTGTGCTGGTCGGCGCTGTGGAACCTGACCCGGGACGCGCTGCTGCCGGCCCGGGACTTCATCGCCCTGGTGCTGCGGTTCGCGAGCCGCGAGTCCGACATCGGTGTGCTCCAGATGCTGCACGCCTGGACCCACACCGCCCTGGACCGCTACGCCGCCCCCGGCTGGCGGGAGACGGGGGGCGCGCTGCTCGCCGAGGGCGCGCTGCGTCAGCTGCGGGCGGCCGGTCCGGGCAGCGAGCACCAGCTGGCCTGGGCGCGCTTCTTCGCCTCGACGGCCTCGGCCGAGCCGGACCTCGCGCTGCTGAGGGAGCTGCTGGACGGCACCACGTCGATCGATGGCCTGGAGGTGGACCAGGAGCTGCGCTGGGCGTTCCTCGGCCCGCTGGCCGCCCACGGCGGCGCGGACGAGTCCGTGATCGCCGCCGAGCTGGCCCGGGACGACACCGCGTCCGGCAAGCGCCACCAGGTGCGCTGCCTGGCGGCCCGTCCGTCGGCGGCGGTCAAGGCGCAGGCGTGGGCGCAGGTGGTGGAGTCCGACACGCTGTCGAACGCGCTGGTGGAGGCCACGATCGCGGGCTTCGACCAGCCCTCCCAGCGGGAGCTGACCGCGCCGTACGCCGAGAAGTACTTCGCGGCCATCAACCGGCTCTGGCGGGAGCGTTCGATCCAGATCGGCATGGACATCGTCAGCGGGCTGTTCCCGGCCCTCCAGGACCGGTCCGAGACGCTGGCGGCGACGGACGCGTGGCTCGCGGCGCACGAGGACACGGCGCCGGCGCTGCGGCGGCTGGTGCTGGAGGCGCGGGACGACCTGGCGCGGGCCCTGCGCGCGCAGGAGCGCGACGCGCAGGCCGGCTGA
- a CDS encoding superoxide dismutase, whose protein sequence is MPVYTLPELPYDYSALAPVISPEIIELHHDKHHAAYVKGANDTLEQLAEARDKESWGSINGLEKNLAFHLSGHILHSIYWQNMTGPKDGGGEPLAADGVGTLADAIKESFGSFAGLKGQLTKAAATTQGSGWGVLAYEPLSGRLIVEQVYDHQGNVGQGATPILVFDAWEHAFYLQYKNQKVDFIDAMWAVVNWQDVARRYEAATSRANTLLLAP, encoded by the coding sequence ATGCCCGTCTACACGCTGCCCGAGCTGCCCTACGACTACTCCGCGCTGGCTCCCGTGATCAGCCCCGAGATCATCGAGCTGCACCACGACAAGCACCACGCGGCCTATGTGAAGGGGGCCAACGACACGCTGGAGCAGCTGGCCGAGGCGCGGGACAAGGAGTCCTGGGGCTCGATCAACGGCCTGGAGAAGAACCTGGCCTTCCACCTTTCCGGGCACATCCTGCACAGCATCTACTGGCAGAACATGACCGGTCCGAAGGACGGCGGCGGCGAGCCGCTGGCCGCCGACGGCGTGGGCACGCTCGCCGACGCGATCAAGGAGTCCTTCGGCTCCTTCGCCGGGCTCAAGGGCCAGCTGACCAAGGCAGCGGCCACCACGCAGGGCTCCGGCTGGGGCGTCCTCGCGTACGAGCCGCTGAGCGGGCGGCTGATCGTGGAGCAGGTCTACGACCACCAGGGCAACGTCGGCCAGGGCGCCACCCCGATCCTGGTCTTCGACGCCTGGGAGCACGCCTTCTACCTCCAGTACAAGAACCAGAAGGTCGACTTCATCGACGCCATGTGGGCCGTCGTCAACTGGCAGGACGTGGCCCGCCGTTACGAGGCCGCCACCTCCCGCGCGAACACGCTGCTGCTGGCCCCGTGA
- a CDS encoding biotin transporter BioY gives MSTATVSARPGAVLADLLPASRARDAVLVLGGAVLTGLAAQLSVPVPGSPVPVTGQTFAALLVGTALGARRGFLSLALYTVAGMIGVPWFAEGDSGTGAVSFGYVLGMLLASAVVGALARRGADRSPLRMAGTMILGSAVIYAVGVPYLALAAHLSLGQAVAAGLVPFLIGDALKAALAMGLLPTAWKFAGKR, from the coding sequence ATGAGCACCGCCACCGTCAGCGCCCGTCCGGGTGCCGTCCTCGCCGACCTGCTGCCCGCGTCCCGCGCCCGCGACGCCGTCCTCGTGCTCGGCGGTGCCGTGCTCACCGGGCTCGCCGCCCAGCTGTCGGTGCCCGTGCCCGGCTCCCCGGTGCCGGTGACCGGCCAGACCTTCGCCGCGCTGCTGGTCGGCACCGCGCTCGGCGCCCGCCGCGGCTTCCTCTCCCTCGCCCTGTACACGGTGGCCGGCATGATCGGCGTGCCGTGGTTCGCGGAGGGCGACTCCGGCACCGGCGCGGTCTCCTTCGGCTATGTCCTCGGCATGCTGCTCGCCTCCGCCGTCGTGGGCGCCCTCGCCCGCCGCGGCGCCGACCGCTCCCCGCTGCGCATGGCCGGCACGATGATCCTCGGCTCGGCCGTCATCTATGCCGTCGGCGTCCCCTACCTGGCCCTGGCCGCCCACCTCTCCCTCGGCCAGGCGGTCGCCGCCGGCCTCGTCCCCTTCCTGATCGGCGACGCCCTCAAGGCCGCCCTCGCGATGGGTCTGCTGCCGACCGCGTGGAAGTTCGCCGGCAAGCGCTGA
- a CDS encoding HAD family hydrolase produces MIISSVRTTVFDVDGTLCFDGRTIDGRIRAAIESCERAGHHLVFASARPVRDLLPVLGGAFPAATLIGGNGSLVSVGGEVRARAAFEPGDLGKLLIEADRYRAGYLADGPWDYAYTGPAGHPVLGRVDQGRLARRVELAELARVVKFLVVEATDMPALAEAGRVLGMTVHHHLDEAIIDFAPGTTNKWEALTSLGIDRYDAFGNDINDLDLLRHAHHSVRVGAHPALDGIARVTVAPDPGAVAAEISRLAAALR; encoded by the coding sequence GTGATCATTTCCAGCGTCCGCACCACGGTCTTCGACGTCGACGGCACGCTCTGTTTCGACGGCCGGACGATCGACGGCCGCATCCGCGCCGCCATCGAGAGCTGCGAACGCGCGGGCCACCACCTGGTCTTCGCCTCCGCCCGGCCGGTCCGCGACCTGCTGCCGGTGCTCGGCGGGGCCTTCCCCGCCGCCACGCTGATCGGCGGGAACGGCAGCCTGGTCTCCGTCGGCGGCGAGGTCCGGGCACGGGCCGCGTTCGAGCCCGGCGACCTCGGCAAGCTGCTGATCGAGGCCGACCGCTACCGCGCGGGCTACCTCGCCGACGGACCGTGGGACTACGCCTACACCGGACCGGCCGGCCACCCGGTCCTCGGCCGCGTCGACCAGGGCCGCCTCGCCCGCCGGGTCGAGCTCGCGGAGCTTGCCCGCGTGGTGAAGTTCCTCGTGGTCGAGGCGACCGACATGCCCGCCCTCGCCGAGGCGGGCCGGGTGCTCGGCATGACCGTCCACCACCATCTCGACGAGGCGATCATCGACTTCGCCCCGGGCACCACGAACAAGTGGGAGGCCCTCACCTCCCTGGGCATCGACCGCTACGACGCGTTCGGCAACGACATCAACGACCTCGACCTGCTGCGCCACGCGCACCACTCGGTCCGGGTCGGTGCCCACCCGGCCCTGGACGGCATCGCCCGGGTCACCGTCGCCCCGGACCCCGGGGCCGTCGCCGCCGAGATCTCCCGGCTGGCCGCCGCGCTGCGGTAG